The following proteins are co-located in the Raphanus sativus cultivar WK10039 unplaced genomic scaffold, ASM80110v3 Scaffold0352, whole genome shotgun sequence genome:
- the LOC130501961 gene encoding uncharacterized protein LOC130501961, with translation MGDEDNRNNGMDPLLLDALTARMTTLMDQRLEHFRAEVVHSDRERPRRTSDRSATESYYSHPNRSIGTRRRRHDQEERPKTSDPLGGLKLKIPEFKGTADPEEYLEWEKKIELVFNCRDYTAEYKMKLAPTEFKEYALSWWDNLVTARRRAGDFPVETWNQMKVIMRKRLVPSHYHRELHFKLRTLSQGSRSVEEYYKEMETLMLRADIQEDREATMARFMGGLNRDIMDRLEVHHYVEMEELLHKAIMFEQQLKRRSYKSSYGASKPHYQKDEKTRESRPFSKPKVEEQSIKGKEVATASKSRDIQCYKCKGYGHYASSCSNKRVILIRENGDIESEEEVSESEEERVEMPTRGELLVTRRTLNLQAKTDGDEQRENLFHTRCMVHGKVCSLVIDGGSCTNVASETMVEKLGLKVIKRPTAYKLQWLNDEGELEVKHQVKVPLSIGKYEEEILCDVLPMDAGHILLT, from the coding sequence ATGGGAGACGAGGACAATAGGAATAATGGAATGGATCCACTGTTACTTGATGCTTTGACTGCACGCATGACTACTTTGATGGATCAGAGACTAGAGCACTTCAGGGCTGAGGTTGTGCACTCAGATCGTGAGAGACCTAGAAGGACTTCAGATCGATCTGCTACAGAAAGTTACTATAGCCATCCAAACCGATCCATTGGTACCAGAAGAAGGAGGCATGACCAGGAAGAAAGGCCAAAAACCAGTGATCCTCTTGgtggtttgaaactgaaaattCCTGAGTTTAAAGGCACTGCTGATCCAGAAGAATACTTagagtgggaaaagaagattgaaCTCGTGTTCAATTGTAGAGACTACACAGCAGAGTATAAAATGAAACTTGCCCCTACTGAGTTCAAGGAGTATGCTTTAAGTTGGTGGGATAACTTGGTTACAGCAAGAAGAAGAGCTGGAGATTTTCCTGTTGAAACCTGGAACCAGATGAAGGTAATCATGAGAAAGAGATTAGTACCGAGCCACTACCACAGAGAGTTGCACTTCAAGCTCAGAACACTGTCTCAAGGAAGTAGATCAGTTGAAGAATATTATAAGGAAATGGAAACCCTTATGCTGAGAGCTGATATACAAGAAGACCGAGAAGCAACAATGGCCAGATTCATGGGTGGTCTAAACAGAGACATCATGGACAGACTTGAAGTTCATCACTATGTTGAGATGGAAGAGCTTCTGCACAAGGCAATTATGTTTGAACAGCaattgaaaagaagaagttacaAGTCTAGCTATGGAGCCAGCAAACCACACTACCAGAAGGACGAAAAGACCAGAGAATCCAGACCATTCTCCAAGCCTAAAGTGGAGGAACAAAGTATTAAAGGAAAGGAAGTAGCCACTGCATCCAAATCCAGAGACATACAGTGCTACAAGTGTAAAGGATATGGACACTATGCCAGTAGCTGCTCCAACAAAAGGGTAATACTCATCAGAGAAAATGGTGACATTGAATCCGAGGAAGAGGTATCTGAGTCTGAAGAAGAAAGGGTGGAAATGCCAACTCGTGGAGAGTTACTTGTTACTAGAAGAACACTGAATCTTCAAGCCAAGACTGATGGAGATGAGCAGAGAGAGAATCTGTTTCACACTCGCTGTATGGTTCACGGGAAGGTTTGCAgcttggttatagatggaggaagttgtaccAATGTTGCAAGTGAAACTATGGTAGAGAAACTTGGTCTGAAGGTCATAAAAAGACCAACAGCTTACAAGTTACAATGGCTTAATGATGAAGGAGAACTAGAGGTGAAGCACCAAGTTAAGGTACCATTGTCTATTGGGAAGTATGAGGAAGAGATACTGTGTGATGTCTTACCAATGGATGCTGGACACATactgttgacatga